One Kitasatospora sp. NBC_01266 genomic window carries:
- a CDS encoding glycosyltransferase 87 family protein translates to MAATAAVISLGVFAIWRHFQAVSMVDMLVYRAEGQAVASGHNLYTMRLPVWDLAATYPPFAAMLFVPSTWFPVSMLRGLVTILNIGLLGLLGWFSFTLAGWPRRRFRLAGALLVAGFGVWLEPVWTTLQYGQINLGIACLVLYDLTRPDRHRGKGIGIGLAAGLKLTPGLFAVYLLLTGRVRAAMVAGGTFLATMLIGVVALPGASWGFWSKYVWDTSRVGVTELVDDQSVRGAVARLLSKHDPGMLATLGSGLALVLGLGIAVLAARSTREIRRAEAWGVVCTALTALLLSPISWTHHWIWCVPLLILLGAESAQELSRPRGVRRLHWRLLLAFTAAAFLSYAMWLVPQSGGLGVPWYWQLPSSIYPFTGIVVLAVMGRRLLRIHRPTIARLTRSKAEPLDQSARDASLTRQS, encoded by the coding sequence GTGGCTGCCACCGCAGCCGTGATCTCGCTGGGCGTCTTCGCCATCTGGCGCCACTTCCAGGCGGTCTCGATGGTGGACATGCTGGTCTACCGGGCCGAGGGCCAGGCCGTCGCGAGTGGGCACAACCTCTACACGATGCGGCTGCCCGTCTGGGACCTGGCGGCCACCTATCCGCCGTTCGCGGCGATGCTCTTCGTGCCGAGCACCTGGTTCCCGGTCAGCATGCTGCGCGGGCTGGTGACCATCCTCAACATCGGGCTGCTCGGTCTGCTCGGCTGGTTCTCCTTCACGCTGGCCGGCTGGCCGCGCCGGCGCTTCCGCCTCGCCGGGGCGCTGCTGGTGGCCGGCTTCGGCGTCTGGCTGGAGCCGGTCTGGACCACGCTGCAGTACGGCCAGATCAACCTGGGCATCGCCTGCCTGGTGCTCTACGACCTGACCCGCCCCGACCGGCACCGCGGCAAGGGCATCGGGATCGGCCTGGCCGCCGGCCTCAAGCTCACCCCCGGCCTGTTCGCCGTCTACCTGCTGCTCACCGGCCGGGTCCGGGCCGCGATGGTGGCCGGCGGCACCTTCCTGGCCACCATGCTGATCGGCGTCGTCGCGCTGCCCGGTGCGTCCTGGGGCTTCTGGAGCAAGTACGTCTGGGACACCAGCCGGGTCGGCGTCACCGAGCTGGTGGACGACCAGTCGGTGCGCGGAGCGGTGGCCCGGCTGCTGAGCAAGCACGATCCCGGCATGCTGGCCACCCTGGGCAGCGGGCTCGCGCTGGTGCTGGGGCTGGGCATCGCGGTGCTGGCGGCCCGCTCGACCAGGGAGATCCGGCGGGCCGAGGCCTGGGGCGTGGTCTGCACCGCGCTCACCGCGCTGCTGCTGTCGCCGATCAGCTGGACCCACCACTGGATCTGGTGCGTGCCGCTGCTGATCCTGCTCGGCGCGGAGAGCGCCCAGGAGCTGAGCCGGCCGCGCGGGGTGCGGCGGCTGCACTGGCGGCTGCTGCTGGCGTTCACCGCCGCCGCCTTCCTCTCCTACGCGATGTGGCTGGTGCCGCAGTCCGGCGGGCTCGGGGTTCCCTGGTACTGGCAGCTACCCTCGTCGATCTACCCGTTCACCGGGATCGTGGTGCTGGCCGTGATGGGCCGGCGCCTGCTGCGGATCCACCGGCCGACCATCGCCAGGTTGACCCGGAGCAAGGCCGAGCCGCTCGACCAGAGCGCTCGGGACGCCTCCCTGACAAGGCAGAGCTGA
- a CDS encoding MarR family winged helix-turn-helix transcriptional regulator — protein MASAPEDSPGFLLWHATLRRQREVAAALAPLDLTHPQFVLLAGLWYLDGQGSRPNQLELAQHTGTDVKTASQVIRRLETKEFLIRQVDAVDTRMKRLAVTERGAVAAVAAIEVVERADAAFFAAAPDRAAVLDVLRPLARGREGRR, from the coding sequence ATGGCGTCGGCACCCGAGGACAGCCCCGGCTTCCTGCTCTGGCACGCCACCCTGCGCCGGCAGCGCGAGGTCGCCGCCGCGCTGGCCCCGCTCGACCTCACCCATCCGCAGTTCGTGCTGCTGGCCGGCCTCTGGTACCTGGACGGCCAGGGCTCCCGGCCCAACCAGCTGGAGCTGGCCCAGCACACCGGCACCGATGTGAAGACCGCTTCTCAGGTAATTCGACGCCTTGAGACCAAGGAATTTCTCATCCGGCAGGTCGATGCTGTCGACACCCGGATGAAGCGGCTGGCCGTCACCGAGCGCGGTGCGGTGGCGGCGGTGGCGGCGATCGAGGTGGTGGAGCGGGCGGACGCCGCGTTCTTCGCCGCGGCGCCGGACCGGGCGGCGGTGCTCGACGTGCTCAGGCCTCTGGCCCGCGGACGCGAGGGTCGTCGCTGA
- a CDS encoding cold-shock protein — protein MANGTVKWFNAEKGFGFIEQEGGGPDVFAHYSNINANGFRELLEGQKVEFDVTQGQKGPQAENIRPL, from the coding sequence ATGGCTAACGGCACTGTGAAGTGGTTCAACGCGGAAAAGGGCTTCGGCTTCATCGAGCAGGAGGGTGGCGGTCCTGACGTGTTCGCCCACTACTCGAACATCAACGCCAACGGCTTCCGTGAGCTGCTCGAGGGCCAGAAGGTCGAGTTCGACGTCACGCAGGGCCAGAAGGGCCCGCAGGCGGAGAACATTCGCCCCCTCTAG
- a CDS encoding helix-turn-helix domain-containing protein encodes MDYGQQLSAALRDRRRQLGISQAELARRAGMTQPGISRVELGDTTPTLPLLARLAKALEADLDIRLAPLDGRTTMRFVPHRHADAA; translated from the coding sequence GTGGACTATGGGCAGCAGTTGTCGGCCGCTCTGCGGGACAGGCGAAGGCAACTGGGGATCTCCCAGGCCGAACTCGCCCGGCGGGCCGGCATGACGCAGCCTGGCATCTCCCGCGTGGAACTGGGGGACACGACCCCGACCCTTCCCCTCCTGGCGCGGCTCGCCAAGGCGTTGGAGGCAGACCTCGACATCCGGCTGGCCCCCCTGGACGGAAGGACGACGATGCGCTTCGTGCCCCACCGTCACGCCGACGCGGCGTGA
- a CDS encoding styrene monooxygenase/indole monooxygenase family protein: protein MRRIAVVGAGQAGLQLALGLVAAGYQVTVVAARTPEQVRQGRVLSTQAMFGPALRIERAAGLNLWEERAPAVREVRGVLAAPPGVQALAFTMALDEPAQSVDQRIKFAAWLELLAERGGRVEYRTLDPAGLRELAERHELTVVAAGRGELAEVFARDRPRSPYDRPQRTLAGLYAHGVGSPDPAAEPRARMHAIPGAGELYLQPALTLSGPCSILLWGAVPGGPLDCFADRPAPGEQLDRIRAVLREFLPWEAELWGAAEPTDPGAALYGALTPTVRQPVARLGGGAGGECPALGIGDTLVVNDPLTGQGANSAARAAAHYLTAIVERGEAPFTADWMRQTFELFWQRHARHTVDFTRAMLELPEHLHAVFAAAAEHEQVARRLANTYAEPSDYAAWLATPELTAAYLASFAD, encoded by the coding sequence ATGCGTCGGATCGCGGTGGTCGGAGCGGGGCAGGCCGGCTTGCAGCTCGCGCTGGGGCTGGTGGCGGCCGGGTACCAGGTGACGGTGGTCGCGGCGCGGACGCCGGAGCAGGTGCGGCAGGGCCGGGTGCTGTCGACGCAGGCGATGTTCGGGCCCGCACTGCGGATCGAGCGGGCCGCGGGGCTGAACCTGTGGGAGGAGCGGGCGCCGGCCGTGCGGGAGGTCCGGGGGGTGCTCGCCGCGCCGCCCGGGGTGCAGGCGCTGGCCTTCACCATGGCGCTGGACGAGCCCGCGCAGTCGGTGGACCAGCGGATCAAGTTCGCGGCCTGGCTGGAGCTGCTCGCCGAGCGGGGCGGCCGGGTGGAGTACCGCACGCTGGACCCGGCCGGGCTGCGGGAGCTGGCCGAGCGGCACGAGTTGACGGTGGTCGCGGCCGGGCGCGGCGAGCTGGCCGAGGTCTTCGCGCGGGACCGGCCGCGCTCCCCGTACGACCGGCCGCAGCGGACGCTGGCCGGCCTCTACGCGCACGGGGTCGGTTCGCCCGACCCGGCGGCGGAACCCAGGGCGCGGATGCACGCGATCCCGGGCGCCGGCGAGCTGTACCTGCAGCCGGCGCTGACCCTCTCGGGGCCGTGCTCGATCCTGCTCTGGGGCGCCGTCCCCGGTGGGCCGCTGGACTGCTTCGCCGACCGCCCGGCTCCGGGCGAGCAGCTCGACCGGATCCGGGCCGTGCTGCGCGAGTTCCTCCCGTGGGAGGCGGAGCTGTGGGGCGCCGCCGAGCCGACCGACCCGGGGGCGGCGCTCTACGGGGCCCTCACCCCGACCGTGCGGCAGCCGGTGGCCCGGCTGGGCGGTGGCGCGGGCGGGGAGTGCCCGGCGCTGGGGATCGGCGACACCCTGGTGGTCAACGACCCGCTCACCGGCCAGGGCGCGAACAGCGCCGCGCGGGCGGCGGCGCACTATCTGACGGCGATCGTCGAGCGTGGCGAGGCGCCGTTCACCGCCGACTGGATGCGGCAGACCTTCGAGCTCTTCTGGCAGCGCCACGCCCGCCACACCGTGGACTTCACCCGCGCGATGCTGGAGCTGCCCGAGCACCTGCACGCGGTCTTCGCCGCGGCGGCCGAGCACGAGCAGGTGGCCCGTCGCCTCGCCAACACCTACGCCGAGCCGAGCGACTACGCCGCCTGGCTGGCGACGCCGGAGTTGACGGCGGCCTACCTGGCTTCGTTCGCCGACTAG
- the hrpA gene encoding ATP-dependent RNA helicase HrpA, with protein sequence MSSPVVQPADAPTIGELAARLPELTLRDQQRIGRRLEGARRARGTEARQKIAGELAAEVAKAELRVAQRREAVPAISYPAELPVSQKKDDILAAIRDHQVVIVAGETGSGKTTQIPKICLELGRGVKGLVGHTQPRRIAARTVAERVAEELNSPLGEAVGWKVRFTDQVGQDTLVKLMTDGILLAEIQTDRELRQYDTLIIDEAHERSLNIDFILGYLKQLLPRRPDLKVVITSATIDPERFARHFGDAPIVEVSGRTYPVEVRYRPLVDELDDDADEDATEVDRDRDQIQAICEAAQELQAEGPGDILVFLSGEREIRDTADALTKLNLRFTEVLPLYARLSSAEQHKVFQRSNSRRIVLATNVAETSLTVPGIKYVIDPGTARISRYSHRTKVQRLPIEAISQASANQRKGRCGRTSDGICIRLYSEEDFLARPEFTDAEILRTNLASVILQMTAAGLGDIAAFPFLDPPDSRNIKDGVNLLHELGALDPEQKDPRKRLTTLGRKLAQLPVDPRLARMVLEADKNGCVRDVMVIAAALSIQDPRERPTEKRQAADERHRRFNSETSDFLAYLAMWRYVREQQKELSSSAFRRMCKSEFLNYLRIREWQDIYTQLRTVAKQLGVVIEEPHPDAEPDADRIHQSLLAGLLSHLGLFDVEKREYAGARGARFAVFPGSGLFKKPPRWVMSAELVETSRLWARINAKIEPEWVEPLAAHLIKRTYSEPHWEKKAGAVMAFERVTLYGMPIVTQRRVNYGRIDPELCRELFIRNALVEGDWETHHHFFAANRKLLGEVEELETRARRRDILVDDQTLFDFYDARLPEEIVSTRHFDSWWKKTRHEQPDLLNFEKSMLINDAADGITEEDYPDHWQQGKLRFTLTYQFEPGSDADGVTVHIPLPVLNQVSSEGFDWQIPGLRGELVTAWIRALPKAIRRNFVPAPDFAKAALREMTDRQEPLLPTLERILHRMGGQPIPPEAWDDERVPDHLKVTFRVVDGKRRLAESKDLEELRRKLTPKLKETLSSAASGQGIERTGLTGWPDGLPLLQRTFEQRSRGHSLRAYPAFTDERDSVAIKLFDTQQAQAQAMWEGTRRLLLLTVNSPAKGIQARLGNQAKLALSYNPHGSIPALFEDITACAADRLMTLAGGPAWDEESFTKLYDKVRADLYELSADTTLKTASALVAFHRAQSRLKAVSSPVLLSAVNDIKLHLASLVHPGFVTGSGWQRLGDVKRYLVAVDRRLEALPNHPQRDLQHLLKVQEVQRAYGELLAAVPAGQQPSAEVRQIRWMIEELRVSFFAQSLGTPSPVSEKRILKAMDAAAGTL encoded by the coding sequence ATGAGTTCCCCCGTTGTCCAGCCGGCCGACGCGCCCACCATCGGCGAGCTGGCCGCCCGGCTGCCCGAGCTGACCCTGCGCGACCAGCAGCGGATCGGCCGTCGCCTGGAGGGAGCCCGCCGGGCCCGCGGCACCGAAGCCAGGCAGAAGATCGCCGGCGAGCTGGCCGCCGAGGTCGCCAAGGCCGAACTGCGCGTGGCGCAGCGCCGCGAGGCCGTCCCGGCGATCAGCTATCCGGCCGAGCTGCCGGTCAGCCAGAAGAAGGACGACATCCTGGCGGCCATCCGCGACCACCAGGTGGTGATCGTGGCGGGCGAGACCGGCTCCGGCAAGACCACCCAGATCCCCAAGATCTGCCTGGAGCTGGGCCGCGGCGTCAAGGGCCTGGTCGGCCACACCCAGCCGCGCCGGATCGCCGCCCGCACGGTGGCCGAGCGGGTCGCCGAGGAGCTGAACAGCCCGCTGGGCGAGGCGGTCGGCTGGAAGGTCCGGTTCACCGACCAGGTCGGCCAGGACACCCTGGTCAAGCTGATGACCGACGGCATCCTGCTGGCCGAGATCCAGACCGACCGCGAACTGCGCCAGTACGACACGCTGATCATCGACGAGGCGCACGAGCGCAGCCTCAACATCGACTTCATCCTCGGCTACCTGAAGCAGCTGCTGCCGCGCCGCCCCGACCTCAAGGTCGTGATCACCTCCGCGACGATCGACCCCGAGCGCTTCGCCCGCCACTTCGGCGACGCCCCGATCGTCGAGGTCTCCGGGCGCACCTACCCGGTCGAGGTCCGCTACCGACCGCTGGTCGACGAGCTCGACGACGACGCGGACGAGGACGCCACCGAGGTCGACCGCGACCGCGACCAGATCCAGGCGATCTGCGAGGCCGCCCAGGAGCTGCAGGCCGAGGGCCCCGGCGACATCCTGGTCTTCCTCTCCGGCGAGCGCGAGATCCGGGACACCGCGGATGCGCTGACCAAGCTGAACCTCAGATTCACCGAGGTGCTGCCGCTCTACGCCCGGCTCTCCTCCGCCGAGCAGCACAAGGTCTTCCAGCGCTCCAACTCCCGGCGGATCGTGCTCGCCACCAACGTGGCCGAGACCTCGCTGACCGTCCCGGGCATCAAGTACGTGATCGACCCCGGCACCGCCCGGATCTCCCGCTACAGCCACCGCACCAAGGTCCAGCGGCTGCCGATCGAGGCGATCAGCCAGGCCAGCGCCAACCAGCGCAAGGGCCGCTGCGGCCGGACCAGCGACGGCATCTGCATCCGGCTCTACTCGGAGGAGGACTTCCTCGCCCGCCCCGAGTTCACCGACGCCGAGATCCTGCGCACCAACCTGGCCTCGGTCATCCTGCAGATGACCGCGGCCGGCCTCGGCGACATCGCCGCCTTCCCGTTCCTGGACCCGCCGGACTCGCGCAACATCAAGGACGGCGTCAACCTGCTGCACGAGCTCGGCGCGCTGGACCCCGAGCAGAAGGACCCGCGCAAGCGGCTGACCACGCTGGGCCGCAAGCTCGCCCAGCTGCCGGTCGACCCGCGGCTGGCCCGGATGGTGCTGGAGGCGGACAAGAACGGCTGCGTGCGCGACGTCATGGTGATCGCCGCCGCGCTCTCCATCCAGGATCCGCGCGAGCGCCCGACCGAGAAGCGCCAGGCGGCCGACGAGCGGCACCGCCGGTTCAACTCCGAGACCTCCGACTTCCTCGCCTACCTGGCGATGTGGCGCTACGTCAGGGAGCAGCAGAAGGAGCTCTCCTCCTCGGCCTTCCGCCGGATGTGCAAGTCGGAGTTCCTGAACTACCTGCGGATACGGGAGTGGCAGGACATCTACACCCAGCTGCGCACCGTCGCCAAGCAGTTGGGCGTCGTGATCGAGGAGCCGCATCCGGACGCCGAGCCGGACGCCGACCGGATCCACCAGTCGCTGCTCGCCGGACTCCTCTCCCACCTGGGCCTGTTCGACGTGGAGAAGCGCGAGTACGCCGGCGCCCGCGGCGCCCGGTTCGCGGTCTTCCCGGGTTCGGGCCTGTTCAAGAAGCCGCCGCGCTGGGTGATGTCCGCCGAGCTGGTGGAGACCTCCCGGCTCTGGGCCCGGATCAACGCCAAGATCGAGCCCGAATGGGTCGAACCGCTGGCCGCCCACCTGATCAAGCGCACCTACAGCGAGCCGCACTGGGAGAAGAAGGCCGGCGCGGTGATGGCCTTCGAGCGGGTCACCCTCTACGGGATGCCGATCGTCACCCAGCGCCGGGTCAACTACGGCCGGATCGACCCCGAGCTCTGCCGCGAGCTGTTCATCCGCAACGCGCTGGTCGAGGGCGACTGGGAGACGCACCACCACTTCTTCGCCGCCAACCGCAAACTGCTCGGCGAGGTCGAGGAGTTGGAGACCCGGGCGCGCCGCCGGGACATCCTGGTGGACGACCAGACCCTGTTCGACTTCTACGACGCCCGGCTGCCCGAGGAGATCGTCTCCACCCGGCACTTCGACTCCTGGTGGAAGAAGACCCGGCACGAGCAGCCCGACCTGCTCAACTTCGAGAAGTCGATGCTGATCAACGATGCCGCCGACGGCATCACCGAGGAGGACTACCCGGACCACTGGCAACAGGGCAAGCTCCGCTTCACGCTCACCTACCAGTTCGAGCCGGGCAGCGACGCGGACGGCGTGACCGTGCACATCCCGCTGCCGGTGCTCAACCAGGTCTCCTCCGAAGGCTTCGACTGGCAGATCCCGGGCCTGCGCGGCGAGCTGGTCACCGCCTGGATCCGCGCGCTGCCCAAGGCGATCCGGCGCAACTTCGTGCCGGCGCCGGACTTCGCCAAGGCCGCGCTGCGCGAGATGACCGACCGCCAGGAGCCGCTGCTGCCCACCCTGGAGCGGATCCTGCACCGGATGGGCGGCCAGCCGATCCCGCCCGAGGCCTGGGACGACGAGCGGGTGCCGGACCACCTCAAGGTGACCTTCCGGGTGGTGGACGGCAAGCGCCGGCTCGCCGAGTCCAAGGACCTGGAGGAGCTGCGCCGCAAGCTCACTCCCAAGCTCAAGGAGACGCTCTCCTCGGCCGCCTCCGGCCAGGGCATCGAGCGCACCGGGCTGACCGGCTGGCCGGACGGCCTGCCGCTGCTCCAGCGCACCTTCGAGCAGCGCTCCCGGGGCCACTCGCTGCGCGCCTACCCGGCCTTCACCGACGAGCGCGACAGCGTGGCGATCAAGCTCTTCGACACCCAGCAGGCGCAGGCGCAGGCGATGTGGGAGGGCACCCGGCGGCTGCTGCTGCTCACCGTCAACTCCCCGGCCAAGGGGATCCAGGCCCGGCTCGGCAACCAGGCCAAGCTCGCCCTGTCCTACAACCCGCACGGCTCGATCCCGGCGCTCTTCGAGGACATCACGGCCTGTGCCGCGGACCGGCTGATGACCCTGGCCGGTGGTCCGGCCTGGGACGAGGAGTCCTTCACCAAGCTCTACGACAAGGTCCGGGCCGACCTGTACGAGCTGTCGGCGGACACCACGCTGAAGACGGCCTCGGCACTGGTCGCCTTCCACCGCGCGCAGAGCCGGCTGAAGGCGGTCAGCAGCCCGGTGCTGCTCTCCGCGGTGAACGACATCAAGCTGCACCTGGCCTCGCTGGTGCACCCCGGCTTCGTGACCGGCAGCGGCTGGCAGCGGCTCGGGGACGTCAAGCGCTACCTGGTCGCGGTGGACCGGCGCCTGGAGGCGCTGCCCAACCACCCGCAGCGCGACCTGCAGCACCTGCTCAAGGTGCAGGAGGTGCAGCGGGCGTACGGCGAGCTGCTGGCGGCCGTGCCGGCCGGCCAGCAGCCCAGCGCCGAGGTCCGGCAGATCCGCTGGATGATCGAGGAGCTGCGGGTCAGCTTCTTCGCCCAGTCGCTGGGCACCCCCTCCCCGGTGTCGGAGAAGCGGATCCTGAAGGCGATGGACGCGGCGGCCGGCACCCTCTGA
- a CDS encoding plasmid pRiA4b ORF-3 family protein codes for MEPEQPRTVEQVRGLVSWIGAGRKLTQTGKVALADARTLVTLLETGDTIDPAIGDRTFKTKSSQELYHLNLLVEWAKAARLLRVTGGRLVPVKKNARLLEDPERLLDALFEALPRIGETVLPSGWLGSMFAEEYPAGMRAVLTSLYAADLPVPEQKLRTAVWEALSGFFVLDDLPEDRLRLLRQSNDRDVDRLLAALRGLGAAQQTGKSVALTSAGRLALARLRGEPRPGDPVYELRIQLADVDQPAVWRRVQVPAGIRLDNLHRVIQAAMGWQNCHLHAFSANGVQYGRRSSELDFVDETTAVLNVLVKEGAHLDYDYDFGDSWEHRITVERRMTAEADHHYPACVDGAGACPPEDCGGPGGYEDLKRTLQDSDDPEHEDLLRWLGLKTATDFDPAHLDLREINQQLRTLD; via the coding sequence ATGGAACCCGAGCAGCCACGCACCGTCGAGCAGGTCCGAGGTCTCGTCAGCTGGATCGGCGCGGGACGCAAGCTCACCCAGACGGGCAAGGTCGCCCTCGCGGACGCGCGGACCCTGGTCACACTCCTGGAGACCGGCGACACCATCGACCCGGCCATCGGTGACAGGACCTTCAAGACCAAGTCCAGCCAGGAGCTGTACCACCTGAACCTGCTGGTCGAATGGGCCAAGGCGGCCCGGCTGCTCCGGGTCACCGGCGGCCGCCTGGTGCCCGTCAAGAAGAACGCGCGCCTACTGGAGGACCCCGAGCGCCTCCTCGACGCGCTGTTCGAAGCCCTGCCGCGCATCGGCGAGACGGTACTCCCCTCTGGGTGGCTCGGCTCGATGTTCGCGGAGGAGTACCCCGCCGGAATGCGGGCGGTACTGACGAGCCTCTACGCCGCCGACCTCCCGGTGCCGGAACAGAAGCTGCGGACTGCGGTGTGGGAGGCACTGTCCGGGTTCTTCGTCCTCGACGACCTTCCCGAGGACCGCCTTCGCCTGCTGCGTCAGAGCAACGACCGCGACGTGGATCGCCTCCTCGCGGCGCTCAGGGGGCTCGGGGCCGCCCAGCAGACCGGCAAGTCCGTCGCTCTCACCTCGGCCGGCCGTCTAGCCCTGGCCCGGCTACGCGGGGAGCCACGCCCTGGCGACCCGGTCTACGAGCTCCGCATCCAACTCGCCGATGTGGATCAGCCCGCGGTGTGGCGCCGCGTCCAGGTGCCGGCCGGTATCCGCCTCGACAACCTGCACCGGGTCATCCAGGCGGCCATGGGCTGGCAGAACTGTCACCTGCACGCGTTCAGCGCCAACGGCGTCCAGTACGGACGCCGTTCCTCTGAACTCGACTTCGTCGACGAGACCACCGCTGTCCTGAACGTCCTGGTCAAGGAAGGCGCGCACCTCGATTACGACTACGATTTCGGCGACTCGTGGGAGCACCGCATCACCGTCGAACGCCGGATGACAGCCGAGGCCGACCACCACTATCCCGCCTGCGTAGACGGCGCCGGAGCCTGCCCACCCGAGGACTGCGGCGGACCGGGCGGGTACGAGGACCTCAAGCGGACCCTCCAGGACTCCGACGACCCGGAGCACGAGGACCTGCTTCGCTGGCTCGGCCTCAAGACGGCAACCGACTTCGACCCGGCCCACCTCGACCTGCGCGAGATCAACCAGCAACTGCGGACCCTCGACTGA
- a CDS encoding helix-turn-helix domain-containing protein, whose amino-acid sequence MNHARWQLARDKRALHREFEPPAIIAEREQIRLAMALGQLVYDRRTQLGLSEDDLAVRLGSTADEVEHIEVGGVLPVTSDLLLRIAAALEVSVDVHLATSGTAVSFAARAA is encoded by the coding sequence GTGAACCACGCACGCTGGCAGCTGGCTCGGGACAAGCGCGCGCTTCACAGGGAGTTCGAGCCCCCTGCGATCATCGCCGAGCGGGAGCAGATTCGTCTGGCCATGGCGCTCGGCCAGCTCGTCTACGACCGGCGTACCCAGTTGGGACTGAGCGAGGACGATCTGGCGGTTCGCCTCGGTAGCACCGCTGACGAGGTGGAACACATCGAGGTTGGTGGAGTCCTCCCGGTCACGTCCGACCTGCTTCTCCGGATTGCCGCGGCTCTGGAGGTGTCCGTGGATGTCCATCTGGCGACCTCGGGCACGGCAGTCAGCTTCGCCGCTCGCGCCGCATAG
- a CDS encoding DUF2079 domain-containing protein: protein MTSQTDLRTATVPAPRTRALTPALAKLSAAAASSRGRAALLSLLCFGVCFAIGIQQWTSVQLGGFDLGIFDQGVRGYAHFGLPLSTVKSVHHEFPPTFSILGDHFSPILALLAPLYWIWNDPRALLLGQALLFATGVPLIRRITAIAFEAAPQRDRHRAMDLAALAYALGWPLLVASRVGFHEVGFAVPLTLLMLERGMRRRYGMVALAALLLCCTKEDLGLMVGAYGLVLILRGRKGADPRGLRVGAGLLVLGPLASVVEIQWLLPAMGGQPGYYWNYQELGANAGDAVNHVLHNPWLLVEGAFSAPLKPLLVLWLFGTLLLLPLRSLTVLCLVPLLAERILSTNPNHWSIARHYDSFLWPILLTASIEVLGRLHANEGRRKLARRLGLATVAITVAAAIPLGLASLAVPAYWKAASSEAALLRASKLIPNGATVEADNQVVPRLTARTHVVLVDETPRGMDYVLIRSTDRAFPFATVQQQVDRIKLLLANGYQQIWAEDGTVLLKRVGDQPVPGQQLPGPGSTPVQDVVPPDVGHNLFLG from the coding sequence ATGACGTCCCAGACCGACCTCCGGACGGCCACCGTCCCGGCGCCGCGGACCCGCGCGCTGACGCCGGCACTCGCCAAGCTCTCCGCCGCGGCGGCCTCCAGCCGGGGCCGGGCGGCGCTGCTGAGCCTGCTCTGCTTCGGCGTCTGCTTCGCCATCGGCATCCAGCAGTGGACCTCGGTCCAGCTCGGCGGCTTCGACCTCGGGATCTTCGACCAGGGGGTGCGCGGCTACGCGCACTTCGGGCTGCCGCTCTCCACGGTCAAGAGCGTGCACCACGAGTTCCCGCCCACCTTCTCGATCCTGGGCGACCACTTCTCGCCGATCCTGGCGCTGCTCGCGCCGCTGTACTGGATCTGGAACGACCCGCGCGCGCTGCTGCTCGGCCAGGCCCTGCTCTTCGCCACCGGCGTGCCGCTGATCCGGCGGATCACCGCGATCGCCTTCGAGGCCGCGCCGCAGCGCGACCGGCACCGCGCGATGGACCTGGCCGCGCTCGCCTACGCGCTGGGCTGGCCGCTGCTGGTCGCCTCCCGGGTCGGCTTCCACGAGGTCGGCTTCGCGGTTCCGCTCACCCTGCTGATGCTGGAGCGCGGGATGCGCCGGCGGTACGGCATGGTGGCCCTCGCCGCGCTGCTGCTCTGCTGCACCAAGGAGGACCTCGGCCTGATGGTCGGGGCCTACGGCCTGGTGCTGATCCTGCGCGGCCGCAAGGGCGCAGACCCGCGCGGGCTGCGGGTCGGCGCGGGCCTGCTGGTGCTCGGCCCGCTCGCCTCGGTGGTCGAGATCCAGTGGCTGCTGCCCGCGATGGGCGGCCAGCCCGGCTACTACTGGAACTACCAGGAGCTGGGCGCCAACGCCGGGGACGCGGTCAACCACGTGCTGCACAACCCGTGGCTGCTGGTGGAGGGGGCGTTCAGCGCGCCGCTCAAGCCGCTGCTGGTGCTCTGGCTGTTCGGCACCCTGCTGCTGCTGCCGCTGCGCTCGCTCACCGTGCTCTGCCTGGTGCCGCTGCTGGCCGAGCGGATCCTGTCCACCAACCCCAACCACTGGTCGATCGCCCGGCACTATGACTCCTTCCTGTGGCCGATCCTGCTGACCGCCTCGATCGAGGTACTCGGCCGGCTCCACGCGAACGAGGGCCGGCGCAAGCTGGCCCGCAGGCTGGGCCTGGCCACCGTGGCGATCACCGTGGCAGCCGCGATCCCGCTGGGCCTGGCCTCGCTGGCGGTGCCCGCCTACTGGAAGGCCGCGTCGAGCGAGGCCGCGCTGCTGCGGGCCAGCAAGCTGATCCCGAACGGGGCCACCGTGGAGGCCGACAACCAGGTGGTGCCCCGGCTGACCGCGCGCACCCACGTGGTGCTGGTGGACGAGACCCCGCGCGGGATGGACTACGTGCTGATCCGCTCCACCGACCGGGCCTTCCCGTTCGCCACCGTCCAGCAGCAGGTCGACCGGATCAAGCTGCTGCTGGCCAACGGCTACCAGCAGATCTGGGCCGAGGACGGCACGGTGCTGCTGAAGCGGGTCGGCGACCAGCCGGTTCCGGGGCAGCAGCTGCCGGGTCCCGGCAGCACGCCGGTGCAGGACGTGGTGCCGCCGGACGTGGGCCACAACCTGTTCCTGGGCTGA